The genome window aaaagagagaaagggctGCCGCAGGCCCAATGTAATGCAAACTAAggaagtaaggggtttatggcaagCTCATAAACCctaaggatgagaataaggttattgggtcaGGGAAGCCCAACGAaattagtaaaaagcccatggaaGTGTGGAATTAACAAAAGGgtcgaggaagcccaaagaaagcaaacgggccaAGGATGCCTAAAGGAAAGTcaaaagggacataggagcccataaataaaagcaaaccaGTGGCCATGCCAAGCCACTGATAAAAGGAATAAACGGCTGGCctaaaagaggcccagcaggatGAAGTTATTATGGCAGGAATAATAGAACgacattgcaagaaataaaggaaaccaAGGAATGGGTTAAAGAAATGTAAGAcccatcatcaaataaagcCTAGCCCTAAGTGGAGTGGGAAAACAAAGAGCAGCCCACATAAGAAGTTAAAAAACACGGACGGCGACCCTCTAGACCACGGCAGACGAATAGGCAGCaggcaagttttggacacatatggaatgaaggcacgcgcaaggcccaggcaccattagcctgtacccagccaatacaaagCATGGTGAGGTCGGGGGGTCAGAGGATCaaagggcatggtttggtggtagggagaggggaaaaatctatttttatggtTCTAGTTCAGGCTCTTTCGGGGAGGTGTCCTGCTGGGATagcttactacccaaaagaggcaagctgagttggaaccattaggtgcacgctatgagggatagggagagagaaataactcAGATCGTAGCAGGAAAGGATGTCACGGCAgactagcaaacaaaatactcttccttGTCTGGCGATGGGAGGACGACACACAGACGGAATAGTAATGGTCGgccagtacacccagaccagacaaagggagTTAAGGGTTAAAACAGTAAAATTGGGTCACGGCCggcattataaaaggagggtctTGCCGTGAACAGAAGGGAGGAAGAACAACGAAcctttgaaaaaagaaatagaaaacttaaaagaaataagcaaagaaaacaaagtgagaagaaagaaagaaatagtgagAATTAGAAAGGTGGACATGCACCGGTAGATTAATCCCTTCTCTCCTTCATGAAACCCGGCCCTCTGTAAGAAAAATCGAGAGTACCTACGCAAAAAACCACTTAGACCTGTTTCCCTCAGGGCGGTTAACCTCTATGGTAGGACTCTTTCTTGAGAGATTGACTGCTTTGAGGAGAAACGTTCTCCCCTTTGTGGTTCTGCTCCTGCGGATAGAATTTTCCGGTCGATTTCCCCTAATATTCCGACTAACCCATGCTTATAATCCTCttttatgccttttttttttctcttccgtaaaaaagaaaacaaatagtattgctattgtaattgattttaagGGTTATTTGGTCAATTCCCCATTAAAGTGGCTAAATATTTTCtgtttactttattattattatggttgCCTGCCACAATTTGTCTGAAACAGTTTCGCCTGCTGTGAGCACGTCCCTGTTAGATTTGgcctagtttgcgcacaagccggaccaacttAAGCAGAAGTTGGGCTGGTCCCGACTctcttatccagaaaacttggaCTTAGTGCAGCAGGAGGTAGCCCAACACCACTAGCACAGCCCACCCCTTTACACTGCCGATTTGGCTTAATAAGAGcgtaacaataataaatgttatgctttaacttttatatatatattacaatattaaaaaaatctatattttcataacaaatcttaggtgCTAGATTTTTACTAGTTATAATTTGGGTTTGtcattgacatcacttttttaacCAATAgtaagaatttattatttagaatttgttgtaaaaatattatgaaagtattgtggaTCTAGGATTTATAAATGtcaatatatatgttttatttacGTTTTTACTTTAATGATATTGGTATGTTTTGAGATTATGataatttagaatatttttaaacTAGATCTAAAATTCCATTTgcaacattgaaaaaaaaaaaaaaatggattaacTTAAATCTTTTATTGAGTTTCCTAATCGATTGGTTGACAGAGAATTCAACAGTACAAACTACAAAGCCATGTAGAAAATGTTGATTACATGGAACCCAGGCAGGATATTAATAATAGATAGGGCTCCCCAAGCCTCTGGTCCCGCTCCCAAAAGATAAGAAGATATCATCACggttatttaattagaaaacGGGACAAATATGTAAGAACATATTTTGTTACAGATTAAGTTAATTAACGAAGGCCCAAGGAGGGGTGGCCTAGTTGGGAGAGATTCCACATGCAAGCACAATGTCCCTTGTTTGAATCGTGACGGGTACCGTGTGGAGGACGGTTTCCTAACTTGTATTGTGCCTCTCCTGCTGGTTCTCTTAGGGTGTTACGGTGAGATCTGTGACGTTTCGACCACAATAATTATGACTCAATCCAACATTTTCTAACGGGATACCTCTATTAAGTTACGTCATGGAGGATTAGTTACAAAATGGTCGTCGCCACCCCTTTTAttcagcacaaaaaaaaaagggttaattaacgaagaaaaaagaaacaagtgtGGCCGTTATTATTCAGTGTGCATTGATCCGACAAACAAGAAAAAGGTCGGTTGGGAGAAGggaaatgagaaaaaagaagaagatgatgttgGGTCTTTCAAGTGAAgcattaaagagagagagagagagagaccagaAAAAGTTGAATGGGGTCACTTTCAAATGGGTTGGTGGTAGCATATAAAGGATCTATATAGTCCACCGAAGCATCTAGACAATCTCTTCAGCCATATAATCAACAGTTATAACTTCTTACCAagatgtaaaaaagaaaaacactgaacaacaaaaaaacaagtttaGGGGTGAAAGTTGTAAGGGAGAGAGGAGGCGAGGAGCTAAAAGTTAAGGTGATTGAATGAGTGAGAAAGAGTTTGGGTTGTTGTTATGTGTAGTGTAGCTTGTACAAGAACAGCAGGAGACGCAGTGATGAGATCACAGGGATCTTTAATCCTCTTTCTGACCAAACGCTGCCACACTCATCACTGGCATCATCAAGGGCTCTTATAGGCCTACAAAGAATTCCTCTTCCCTATAGCCTCTATTTACTATTCCATCatcaccaccacctccacccaccaccacacaaATCTCACTCACAttctcctctcttttctctcttttactcACTCACAGTGCCTGCGAGgaaaaaatatggaaaatttgCAGGAAGTTTCCCAACAAGATCCCTCTTGAAAGTGGGTGTTTCTAGTTCCCTGCTTTGCTTGGTCAAGTGGGGTATTAAATAATTGACCCTATTTGTACTGCTTGGTACATAAAAGAGGCACAATTATCAAAAGCTGtgtaaaaagagagagagagagagagagagagaaaggcagAGAGATGGGTTAGGCTGAAAATAGAGTTCGTTTAGGCTTCTGGGTCTTGCTtggttttctttattcttttatcAGAATAGGTTGGGGGCTTTGGTTTGCGGTGTTGAGTAAATGGAACTGGGAAAACTGAATGGCAGGGCGTTTTGGGAGAGGCATCAGCAGAAGCAGAAGTATCAGGTTTCAGAGTGGTGGCAGTTGCACAAGCAACAAGAGGAGAGTACTAGTACTACTGGGAAGAAAAAGGAGAGTAAAGAATCAACAACCCACTAAGAAAAAGTTTGCTGTTCCATTAAAAGCTGGAAGAGGAAAAGCACAAGGGACTGAGTCTGGATCCTCAAAGGAATCATCATTATTACCTAAATTCAAGTCACTTAGAAGAAGAACAACTCCATCAAGATTCTCCAtcacaacaaaaagaaaatcatcacCATCAAGACCCAGTTTTCCATTTCCAGCAATACCCCCATCAATACCTGAACCAAAATCATCAGCAGTTTTTGTATGGAGGCCTAGACTCACTCTCACAACCACAAACCCCAAAGAAACGCTCTCACTTTTTATTTTCAGCTTCAGCTTCAGCTCCGCCTCCACCTCCTACTTCAACTTGCATCGAATATGCAAGAAAAATGGGAGAGAACCACCACCAAGCAACAACATCGACAAGATTTGGGATAAGAAGCGGAGGGGGCGAGATCGTAGAGGTCCAAGGAGGCCACATTGTTCGCTCTACTGGACGCAAGGACCGCCACAGCAAGGTCTGCACTGCAAAGGGACCCAGAGACCGCCGTGTACGCCTCTCCGCACACACCGCCATCCAGTTCTACGACGTCCAGGACCGCCTCGGCTACGACCGTCCCAGCAAGGCCGTCGATTGGCTCATCAAAAAGGCCAAAACCGCCATCGACGAACTCGAAGAGCTTCCAGCATGGAAGCCCACCACTTTGACCATCTCACAACAACAAGACCAGCAGCAACACCAGCACCAGACCCAGATACTCGACGAGAGCCAGAATCCAACTGGTATTCACTGCAGCGCGGTGGATACCGTTGCTTCTGGCAGTAGGACAGCAACTACAATGGTGGGTTGCGATGGTGGTAGAGTTTCAGATACTAATATTCATAATCTTCAGCATCAAATGAGCGAGAACCCGAATAATAACAGTAGTAGTAGTTCGAGTTTTCTACCACCATCGCTGGACTCGGACTCCATTGCTGACACAATCAAGTCCTTTTTCCCAATGGGTGCATCTGCTGAGACCACGCAGTTTCAGAATTACCACCCACCACCAGATTTGCTGTCAAGAACCAGTAGCCAGAGCCAAGATCTGCGGCTCTCACTTCAATCTTTTCACGACCCAATTCTTCTGCACCAGCACCAGCACCAAGCCCAGACCCATCATCAAAATGAGCATGAGCATATGCTCTTCTCTGGAACCACACCGTTGGGTTTTGATGGGTCATCTGCTGGGTGGTCTgagcaccaccaccacccagcAGAGATTAACCGCTTCCAGGGAATGCTAGCTTGGAATGCTGGTACAGGTGCAGAAACTGGTAGTGCCAGTAGTAGTGGTGTTGGTGGTGAATTTATCTTCAATTCGCCACCTACAACTTCCACTCAGCAACTACTGCAGCCGTTTTTCGGCCAAAACCAGTTTTTTCAACAGAGGGGACCCCTTCAGTCCAGTAACACACCTTCGGTTCGCGCTTGGATAGACCCGACCATTGCCACTGCCACTCATCCCCATCTTATTCCACCAACATTCCATCAGTCTTCCATTTCAGGAATCGGTTTCGCCCCTGGCGGATTCTCCGGGTTTCGAGTTCCAGCACGTTTCCAGGGTGAAGAGGAACACGACGGCATCTCCCATAAGCTGTCCTCTGCTTCCTCCAATTCTCGCCATTGattgaaatataataataataatccggAATTCCCTCTCTGTACAAGGTGCTACTTCAAAACCCAGTTCTCGAATTCTTCTTAATATGCTTCCTCATTTGgttattaacattttctttttttaatgttaaaatgcTGATGCAGGAGTCTTCTATCTTCTAGAAGGAGGCTAAGAAAGTAAGCTGTTATGCCGATCAAGAATTAGTAGGGAGGAGAATGTTTGGTCAATTCAATCGATGGTGCTTGTACCGTGGGGAGAAGAAATCTGAGTGCAGTTCAGGTTATTCAATCCGTGATTTGTTTAGCTTCTATCAGCTGATTATGTTTTAGCTTTGTTGTTATGTTTGCGTGGGCTCTTAAAGCTCAAACGCTGTTTAAGCTTTGTTGAATTGGATTGCTAAGCGTTTCTGTTGTCAGACTTTTTTGTTATATCATGCCGTTTGCCTTCAGCTTCCATTTTTGGAGTTCCAACGGGTGAAATTGCAACTAGTTTTTTTGCAAGAACTGTTTgctttcatttctattttgaaCACTTAGTCATAAAACACAGGCACTTTTTTTTCCGTCTACTTTTAGTAATGGTTAATTTCTCAGGTTGATGTGAGGAAGTTTCTTTGTGACTTGTGATTGTTTTGTTCCTTTACTGCATTCCAATGGAACAGTCCAATCGGCCTCAAGGATTTCCTTAAACTTGCAAAAGAATTGAAAGAATATCTTATAATTTTCATCAATTTGGTTGCTTGGGTTTTCGGAGCACTGAACTTGATGTTTCTGGTGGTAAGTTTAAGCACATTCGGTGCGTATTGAACTCACCATCCACTTTGTTCTTACAAGGaaagaaaatgtcattttagtTACAGCTCATTGATGGTTGAAAAGAAGTAGAATAATAATTTATTCCACAATAATTTCTCCCCCCAAgttgagaaggaaaaaatgtgaaatttcgTTAAGCAGCTTCTTTCTTGTCCATCTCTAGGAACTTTAGCATATACTATAAACTAACGTGAAAAATGTTTATTATGAATGCGAATTTGCTATATAAGTCTTGAGAACCTATTTACTGAATTAATGCAAGTTGGATGAGtctttttagtttatattttgaaGGACAAGTTGGATGAGTCTTAATCAGGCCTCAACTTAAATTCATGAACCACCCTGAAACCCCTGTGTGCCCGCATTATTACAAATCTTGTTTCTCTTATTGAGCCTATGTGTTAGAGATTTAAAGCTAGCCTGTCttcaaaaaaagttatttttaggTTGTGCAATAAAGAGGGCATAGATCTGAGTtacaagttgtcaaaatttCACTTTGGCATTAAAGATCAGGTTGGGTTGGTATCTATGATGTTCCATGATGATTATGACGAGTATGGTTGATAAATATAAGTAACAGGCTGCGTGCCGACCTTGTGGTGGTGCTAAGTGGAGCACATCTGAAGTAGGAACCATAAAAGGGGAATGGATTGTACTCAACCTGCTTAATTATGGAAGAATGCAAAGATGGATACCACCAAAATGTGGTAGTTGGCCATCTGTCTATGGTCCCCTACGCTGTAAAATCTCAGTGCCTAAATGAATTCATCAGTCTTAACCAGGAGCTTTCTTCTACTCTTTAGGGGAGGAGGGGGGAAAAACAGTTGCCTTATGTTGAGATTGTGACATTTGCTTTATGATTGTTGTTACTTATGGTTTGTTAATAGTTAATACGCACGGCAGAGGAATGTGGGTGAAGCATATGTACATAAATGGAGAAGATTTTAATAAACCTTTAGAATTAAGAAAGCCTGAAAGTTTAGGTGGCCAACCGTATTGCTAGTCTTTTAAATGAGAGTAATAAAATCATGAGTACTTGGTGGGGAAATTGGTACGCATGAGCAGAAGAATATGTAGATTAATGGGGGAAGAATGGTAGAGAAGAGGAAAAGGAGACGATGTAGTATTCTTGATGCATATCAAATACCTTAATTAAGGAGGCAAATGAAGAATGTatatagtttatatataatGGACGCATGAGTTGGATTATGCTTTGTTGAATATTCTTTATGTAGTGtagatataatataaatattagaGCTTATTTGCCTCTGCATCATAATCTGATATTCCGTTGCTTTCTTTCACGCTATGAATGATTGGATTCCGTACTATTTGGACCCTTCTTTCTTAAAGCTTCATATTTTAAAAAGCCATATGCTCTAAGAATCCAAATAATTGAGTTCAGAATTTTCCATCATAGGCCACACGACAATCAGAATAAGTTTATATGTTAGGGAAATGAATTTTAAAGACAAAGCCAAGATAAACAcgcattttaatatatatgtacAATGTGTATAATTATATTACTGACAATCCAACAATAATATAATGTCAGTTATCTTATTTACACACAAGGACAGATTCATACCAAATCCAAATGGgcaaattaataaaccaagatATAAAACAACCACAATAAATTCATGACAGAAATTGGTAAAGCTAAAATCTTTGAGCTGGGTATGTCTTCAATTTTAAGCCAACATAAAGATGATTCTTAGGCAGCTTATTTTTCAGCAGCTGGGTAGACCAAGTTTTTCACTTTTGTGGTTCCCTTCCCATTTGATAAAGCAGGTTTGAATGAAACTGTTAATTTCTTCTCTGGCTGATTTCCcattttatataatttgctCTGCTTGGTTTGCACTTTCTTCGATTCAGGAGAATGTACATGAACCCGGATCTCCCAAGGGCGAGCAGCTATCCAGCGCTCCATCCAGCTCCAACCCCAGTTTTCCTTGCCAAGATTGTATGAAGCCTGGCCTAGATATTGGCTAGAGTTGGCCCTCCACTGCTAGTCAAATTTATGCATTAATTTTCTATAACTCTTAACCATTAGTATTAAAACTGAGGATGTAAGTGTTCTCAGGGCAGACCTGATGAGAGAAGGCATATGCCATGGTTCGCTCACGCTTAATAGCGGCTTCTTCTCGCTGTTGTAACCTGGAAAGGATTTCCTCCATGGTTTCAGAGCCACCACACCATTCCACCTATTGACCAAATTAACAATTGTTAAGCAATGGCCATCCATCCTGGATGTTCAGATAAGGTTAGCTTTTAGCCGTTTTAAGGAGCTTAGATGCTTTTGAAAGCTGCGTAAGAGAAAATATGAAACGATatgcataataaaataaataacgaAAGCTAGATAGCTAATATGCTTTAGTTGCATGGGAAACGGGAAATATTTCTAAAAAGCTAACCACACAAACCGTGTTACTCTTTGCCACTAATACAAGTTCCTTCTCCCCCTcacccccacaaaaaaaaaaaaaaaaaaaaaaaaaaaaaaaaaaaaaaaccaatgttGTTATGATCTTTAGTATTCCACATGGATTAAGCATAAGCTTAATCATATGTTTATAAGCTCTTAGACACTCTCCCCTTgcaagccggttttcaaggATGAGTTTTACTGAGTTTGTAACATTTGTAATTATAACAAATGTGCTTTAACAGAGAAGGTAAGTTCTACCCATATGCTTGCTTATTCAACTTTTCGGGACCAAACTATGGTGATGAATTTTGGGCATGCCATGTGTTTTAATAATTCACAATctaattttctgtttttatgtTTTGCGAGTTCATTTCCAGTATATGTATATCCGCTTGGATGTGCTTCAAAACAGCCAAGCGGCCTTTGGTCTAATTAAATTAAAGCTATCTTATTGATCACAACCCGAGAATGGACGCTAAAGGAACGCATACGCGTAGCACGAAGGAAACTAGGAAAACCGTGCTAGAAACTACAAAGCAATGGCCACCCTACTTCCCTCCATAAAACCTAATTCAAAGTGCGATAATAGGCAACACAAAGTTTTATTACCAAGTCTAATAGACTTCAAATTGTAAAAGTGACTGCTAAATATTACTGAAAACCATTAGTTTCTCTTCAAACATTTTCAAGACTTGATGTTTGATTGTTAGCGAGTTAAACATTATGTAGAATGCTCCTAGCTAGTCATGGTCACGACTACAAGATCCAATATCCAACACAACTAGCTTTGCTATATAGATGAAATAAGAATATAAGATGCACAATcgaggaaaataaaaaaatgtctcCCAACTGATTCAAGGGACAATATATAGGACCAGAAATCTATGTCTTAAAGGATGATACAAGGTAGCACCTTGTTCTCAATCATGTAACTAGTTAGTGTAATTAGGTTCAGCGGGGAACTCACTAGTCACATATGCTTCGCCTTTAAAGCATATTCACTCAACCCCTTCCCCTAGTCCCAGTAATCAATACTATGTATAGTTGTTCTAATGAAATGTCTGGATTAGCGAaccaaatacataaataaacaaatatttagaatttaaacCACATGATATGATGATTTGTTGATCAATTGAATAAATGCAAATACCATCAGAACAGGTATAATTACAAGAGCAAGAAAAGTATGAGATGaccttatccaaaaaaaagtattagcAGAAGAAAATTTACTGATTTCAAATGCCATagaaagaggatttttttttatttttaatttttaaattggttTCTGACTCCTAATAAATCATGTTACTAAGAAATTAACTATAATTACATTGGCCTCCCACCAAACGAGAGGCTGCACAAGACTGGCAGCAAAGTACTAATAATTATTATAGGCAATAAAACAAAGCAGTAATGACAATTAGGAGATAGTCACAGACACACAGTACCTCGAGCTCATGGAGCTTAGCTTCAAGCTTTAACTGATTTTCCAATTTCTTTTGCCTAATTCGACCTTCTGTGACCATATGGAGTCGGCGAGCTCTGATTTGGTCTTGTATTCTACTCCATGAATGTATATAATTCAATGCAGTTGATGCTTGCTCTCTGACATTTTGATCTTGAATGAAGCCCTGAAATCTCACTGTCCCCATCGGATGGCATAatgtttcattttttgattGTTGATGGCATAACATTTTTCTTGCCTGTAACATTTTTCTTGCCTGTTTAAGTAGAAAGAGAGACTTTGATGATGGAGATTCAAGTTCACCATAAGTGCTAATGGGATGAGCTTTAGCCCACATATGAAAGCACCATTTTACATTGATACAAGTTTTTACTATTTCCTATGGCTTCGTGCCAAAGATAACTGGGATTGAAGTTGTCTGATATGCATATGCAATCCTATTACTACAACGTGTTGAGGTGGGCTTAAGCATACATAGTCATATAGGCAATTAGAACGGTAGCTTCGTATGTTCaagatagtttttgttttttgaattcaTAAGGTGATAAACATGTTTGGTTAAAAGTACATAGTTCACTATTCACATAGCAcctttttatttacttttttttttttttttttgagagagaagaacagcttaataataataataattataaaatctaACTAGTTTTCTCTGCCCTTTTGCATAAATTTCTTAAGACAGTCTAACTTGTTGGATTTACAGCTTGTCAACGATCCTGCAATTTAAAACTTCgatttaaaacttattaatgATACTCCAATATAAATGTTGTAGACAAATACCAAAGATCCTGATCAATGCTGAAAGTTGTCCACCTGATgaatttctcatgcttttctgTGATAGGAATTCTGCCCTGGTAACAGAGTCGTAGTATTCCATTTACACAACGATGTCAATAAGTCAAGTAGAACTATCATTTCTTGTATCTTTTTCTAAGAAGAGAAGAAACATATTACCAGGAGAATTGGACTGTTAACATCATGCAGTGGCACTTGTATTATCAATGTCACTGACAAGAAAATTAAGGACACTACAGACAGACACTGATTCCTATCTCCGAGGTTGATGTATAGGGGTGAATGAGGGAAGGAGAGTCCAGATATTCAACTACTtgatttacttaaaaaaatttacttgccTATTTTGCtgatttgaactaataatatcATTTGTTCAGGTTCTATTTTCTTATTCTTCGGTTATTTGAACTATGTCATCAGGTATTTCgaattttatttgagagaatGGATCATTTAAGGAAGTATTTTAACATCCCAGAAACATTGAAAAACTTTAGCATATCATGTCACATGTCATAACTATCAGTTATAACTCCTAATTTAATAAATACCTCCAAAATAAATCTACTTGCCTAATTTCTTTTGTTATTCTTAAATTGTATGCTCTACATTGCAATCCTCTGTATTTAGTCTATGAAAAGCTTACTATACATATTCATTAAGCTCATTAGTTATTCCTGTACTCAGAAATATGCAGAAATGATCTTTGGTGTTTTATTATGCCAATCAACCTACTATACTTGAGGGAACCATCTTGAATCTTATGCCTTCTACATAAGAGGTTCAAAGCTATGGTTTAATTAATCTTTTTCCTCAGTAAAATAAGGAATGATATAAAGTTAGCATTTTGGGGAAGTGCCATCTCACGTGAtgcttaaattatatatataaagggacAATAACATGGTGAGTTGGTGACACTccctcaaaatcaaaatatctaGGTTGAGACAGAAAAAGTTGAAACCTTACTTGGGAGTTGGGACACTAGCTTGATGTTCATATATTGTGGGACAAATAGAGTAGCAGATACACTATTTGTCCCACAATATATGAAATGTTTCAAATGGCACGATTAttaatgaaaagataaaaatatgaTGATCTTCTTAGACTGTACTTTAATTTATAATAGAGGTAGCACAAATTTTGACAAGAatcttgtttatttattt of Quercus lobata isolate SW786 chromosome 8, ValleyOak3.0 Primary Assembly, whole genome shotgun sequence contains these proteins:
- the LOC115954651 gene encoding transcription factor TCP4-like, with amino-acid sequence MGENHHQATTSTRFGIRSGGGEIVEVQGGHIVRSTGRKDRHSKVCTAKGPRDRRVRLSAHTAIQFYDVQDRLGYDRPSKAVDWLIKKAKTAIDELEELPAWKPTTLTISQQQDQQQHQHQTQILDESQNPTGIHCSAVDTVASGSRTATTMVGCDGGRVSDTNIHNLQHQMSENPNNNSSSSSSFLPPSLDSDSIADTIKSFFPMGASAETTQFQNYHPPPDLLSRTSSQSQDLRLSLQSFHDPILLHQHQHQAQTHHQNEHEHMLFSGTTPLGFDGSSAGWSEHHHHPAEINRFQGMLAWNAGTGAETGSASSSGVGGEFIFNSPPTTSTQQLLQPFFGQNQFFQQRGPLQSSNTPSVRAWIDPTIATATHPHLIPPTFHQSSISGIGFAPGGFSGFRVPARFQGEEEHDGISHKLSSASSNSRH
- the LOC115954652 gene encoding protein IQ-DOMAIN 1-like isoform X3 yields the protein MGSGDCFRSIISLRRVKKDRSKQAKVHSTTDKSNGSKSKNQSHTESSSSSNGGPNEIPNAPPVPIKNIAATRIQAAFRAYMARKMLQARKMLCHQQSKNETLCHPMGTVRFQGFIQDQNVREQASTALNYIHSWSRIQDQIRARRLHMVTEGRIRQKKLENQLKLEAKLHELEVEWCGGSETMEEILSRLQQREEAAIKRERTMAYAFSHQWRANSSQYLGQASYNLGKENWGWSWMERWIAARPWEIRVHVHSPESKKVQTKQSKLYKMGNQPEKKLTVSFKPALSNGKGTTKVKNLVYPAAEK
- the LOC115954652 gene encoding protein IQ-DOMAIN 1-like isoform X2, whose product is MFFDQLLFLFLFLCLELCSIHLESREEEYCCLPWAPLQASEFEMGSGDCFRSIISLRRVKKDRSKQAKVHSTTDKSNGSKSKNQSHTESSSSSNGGPNEIPNAPPVPIKNIAATRIQAAFRAYMARKMLCHQQSKNETLCHPMGTVRFQGFIQDQNVREQASTALNYIHSWSRIQDQIRARRLHMVTEGRIRQKKLENQLKLEAKLHELEVEWCGGSETMEEILSRLQQREEAAIKRERTMAYAFSHQWRANSSQYLGQASYNLGKENWGWSWMERWIAARPWEIRVHVHSPESKKVQTKQSKLYKMGNQPEKKLTVSFKPALSNGKGTTKVKNLVYPAAEK
- the LOC115954652 gene encoding protein IQ-DOMAIN 1-like isoform X1; this encodes MFFDQLLFLFLFLCLELCSIHLESREEEYCCLPWAPLQASEFEMGSGDCFRSIISLRRVKKDRSKQAKVHSTTDKSNGSKSKNQSHTESSSSSNGGPNEIPNAPPVPIKNIAATRIQAAFRAYMARKMLQARKMLCHQQSKNETLCHPMGTVRFQGFIQDQNVREQASTALNYIHSWSRIQDQIRARRLHMVTEGRIRQKKLENQLKLEAKLHELEVEWCGGSETMEEILSRLQQREEAAIKRERTMAYAFSHQWRANSSQYLGQASYNLGKENWGWSWMERWIAARPWEIRVHVHSPESKKVQTKQSKLYKMGNQPEKKLTVSFKPALSNGKGTTKVKNLVYPAAEK